The following is a genomic window from Methanothermobacter tenebrarum.
CGATTATATGGTGCAAAAGCACGGAGAAGACAAGCCCATAATAACATTAGCCTATGGACCAGATTTTAGCGTGATAAGAGCCACTGATGCAGTCCATGAAAATTTCGGATTCAACCTAAATAAGATAGTATGGGAACTCGCTGATGAAATACCGGAGGCGGCCATTGACGGAGGCGGCCATGAATGTGCAGGTTCACTCAAATATGTGGAAGGCCTTTCAAAGAAGGTTCTTGGAAGATTCGCCGAGAAAATAGCGAAACTAGAGAGAAAGTAGTTTATAGTATCTGCAATATTCTCTTATTGGACATTCATCATGTCTAGGGCTTATAGGCTTGCAAATGTCTTGTCCAAATTGTACGAAAAGATCATTAAGTTCAATCCAATACTCCTTTGGAACTATCTCCCGCAGCCTTTTCTCGGTCTCCTCTGGGGTCTTTGTATTAACGAGGCCTAACCTATTACTTATACGGTGTACGTGAGTATCAACTGGTATGGCGGCCTTCCCATACGCGTATACAAGGACGCAATTCGCGGTCTTTCTCCCCACCCCAGGCAATTCTAATAGATCTTCTAATTTGCTGGGCACCCTACCCTTATAATCTTCCAATATAATCCTTGAGACTTCTTTTATCCTTTTAGCCTTCACCCTATAAAATCCAGCA
Proteins encoded in this region:
- the nth gene encoding endonuclease III, encoding MKIVKIIKILRKFYNLRVFEDRDPYRVLIRTILSQRTRDENTDEASSRLFQEYPTIKDVAEAPVERIEWLIKPAGFYRVKAKRIKEVSRIILEDYKGRVPSKLEDLLELPGVGRKTANCVLVYAYGKAAIPVDTHVHRISNRLGLVNTKTPEETEKRLREIVPKEYWIELNDLFVQFGQDICKPISPRHDECPIREYCRYYKLLSL